A portion of the Mytilus galloprovincialis chromosome 12, xbMytGall1.hap1.1, whole genome shotgun sequence genome contains these proteins:
- the LOC143054509 gene encoding endoribonuclease LACTB2-like, whose translation MASSVKLAPLPQIEKLSERVIRILGCNARPMTLQGTNSYLIGKGDRRILLDTTDPGTPDYIKNLQNVLSQHKCGIQEIIITHWHADHCGSVQDVCNQVTKSQETIVSKFQRLSQQDLDISPAKYTFVENNTVFKTEGATLRAIHTPGHTEEHMALYLEEENAVFSGDTVLGETTAVFEDLQTYMGSLSKILELNPSVIYPSHGSVINDPTDKLKEYIAHRMNREQQILHCMKELNRPMTAEELVEKIYTDLNPMLKMAAANNVVHHLEKLVKDGFAEKIEEEDTRWNLKKTGNL comes from the exons ATGGCATCTTCAGTGAAATTAGCTCCACTTCCTCAAATAGAAAAACTGTCAGAACGTGTAATCAGAATATTAGGATGCAATGCAAGACCAATGACTTTACAAGGCACAAATTCCTACTTGATTGGTAAAGGTGACAG gAGAATACTATTGGATACCACAGACCCAGGAACACCTGATTACATCAAGAATTTACAGAATGTCTTATCACAACACAAATGTGGCATACAGGAAATAATTATAACTCATTGGCATGCTGACCATTGTGGAAGTGTTCAGGATGTATGTAACCAAGTCacaaaat CTCAAGAGACCATTGTATCAAAATTCCAAAGATTATCTCAACAGGATCTAGACATCTCTCCAGCAAAGTATACATTTGTGGAAAACAACACAGTGTTTAAAACAGAGGGGGCTACTTTAAG AGCTATACATACACCAGGTCATACTGAAGAACACATGGCGCTGTACCTTGAGGAAGAGAATGCTGTGTTTTCTGGCGATACCGTACTAGGGGAGACAACTGCA GTATTTGAAGATCTACAGACCTACATGGGATCTCTATCGAAAATACTTGAACTGAACCCATCAGTTATCTACCCTTCTCACGGTTCAGTGATCAACGATCCTACTGACAAATTAAAAGAATACATCGCTCACAGGATGAACAGGGAACAACAGATTTTACATTGTATGAAAGAATTAAATCGACCAATGACAGCCGAGGAGTTAGTAGAGAAAATATACACG gATTTAAATCCAATGTTAAAGATGGCAGCAGCCAATAATGTTGTTCATCATCTGGAAAAGCTGGTTAAAGATGGATTTGCAG AAAAAATTGAAGAAGAGGATACCAGATGGAATTTGAAGAAAACAGGGAACTTGTAA